The Apium graveolens cultivar Ventura chromosome 10, ASM990537v1, whole genome shotgun sequence nucleotide sequence GATTTTTCTAGTTCGGTTGACTCTGTTGTGTCATTGTTTTGCTTTTGTTTGCTTTTATCTCTGCTtgtttacttagaaaattaattctaagtaaatacGGTTGCTGTAGTCCTAACTAACATTTTGTCCGGACTAGTGATGGCTtgtttacttaaaaaattaattctaagtaaatacGGTTGTTCTAGTCCTGACTAACATTTTGTCCAGACTAGTAATGGCTtatttacttagaaaattaattctaagtaaatatggttgtTCTAGTCATGACGAACATTTTTTCCGGACTAGTAATGACTtatttacttagaaaattaattctaagtaaatattgTTGTTCTAGTCCTGACTAACATTTTGTCCGGACTAGTAATGGCTtatttacttagaaaattaattctaagtaaatatggttgctctagttCTGACTAATATTTTGTTCGGACTAGTGATGGCTtatttacttagaaaattaattctaagtaaatatggttgctctagtcctgactaatattTTGTTCAGACTAGTGATGGCTtatttacttagaaaattaattctaagtaaatatggttgctctagtcctgactaatatgttatccggactagtggtggcttatttacttagaaaattaattctaagtaaatatggttgtTCTAGTCCCGACTAATATTTTGTCCGGACTAGTGATGGCTTATTTACTTAgtaaattaattctaagtaaatatggttgctctagtcctgactaattaTTTTTTCGGACTAGTGATGGCTtatttacttagaaaattaattctaagtaaatatggcTGCTCTAGTCGTGACTGATATGTTGTCCGGACTAGTCATGGCTTCTTTAcctagaaaattaattctaagtaaatatggttgctctgGTCTAGACTCGTGGTTGGTCCGGACTAGTGGATAGTTTTAATAGATGTAAAGAGAGAAATGCTTTTCATTTATCCGGAGTTTCATTCGTACAAAACATAAGGAAAAACAAACTGGTTGCTTGCTATATTGGCTACAAGATTTTGGTTACTTTGTTTGCTCTCTCCTATTGGTAGATTTTCCTTAGTCCGAGTCCATGCCAAGTATTGGGGATTTCTGAGCCATCCATGTTTAGGAGTTTGTAGGTTCCTGGCCTCAAGACGtctttgaccttgtatggtccttcccatttgggcattagcTTTCCAGTGTTTGTAGGATCTGATGCTTCTATGTCTCGAAGAACTAAGTCTCCcacttggaagtttttgactctgGACTTCTTACTGAAGTGCTCTCTGGTCTTCTCCTTGTATTTTTCCATCCTTTCTACAGCTTGGTCCCGGACCTCATCAATTAGCTCCATGTTTGTTTTGAGTCCTTCTTCGTTGGCttcttcatcaaaatttattgCTCTGTGAGAAGGAGATCCCACCTCAATAGGAAGCATTGCTTCTGTTCCATAAGCTAGTTTGAATGGGGTTTCTCCGTTGCTTGTCTTGGGGCTTGTTCTGTAGGACCATAGTACGCTtggtagttcttctggccatttgctCTTGCTCTCTTCCAACCTTTTCTGCTTAACAGCTTCTGCTTATTTCTTATTATCCCgatcctttttgtttttctttcccTTAGCTCCAATACGGTCAAAAACAGATCTTTTAGATTGctgggagtccccggactcctcCGACTCTTCCTCAAGTTCGGTTTTTTCCTGGAGTCGGGTTTGCTCCTGCCTGTAGAGCCGGATTGCTTCTGCTAGTTCATCACTTGTAAGGTTGACCATGTGCTCTTCGGCCACCGGGACATTAGTGTATTTGTATAGGTTTAGCTCAATAAGGCTTCTGGCGTCCCGGGTGTTTACAATTCTCTCCACAACGGGAGTGTGTTGTAACGGTTGCTCCTGGAACGCTTCTCTGTCGGCTCCGGGGTCAAGGGCCTGGGAGTGGTTCGGCTCTTGGACCTGAGTACTAGCAGATGGTCTCCCAGAAGTATGTCTTGCCATTtctcaaaaataccaacaacaaCTAACAAAAATTTCCAACTAACAATATGAATCTAAGGTTGCTTTTCGAAAATCGTAGAAACTATCCCAAACAATAAGAAGCAATAACAAATGGCTTTTTGGGACTAGTTTAAACAATCTTCTGGGACTACTCAACAATGTGGTAGAATAAGTGTAGCGGGGTTTTAGAACCCAAAGGCAATATTCAAACTAGAGTAAAATCGGGGTTCTAAAACAACCAAAACTAACAATAGCACACATAAACATGGCTTAAATCAACAAAAcagggctcacacaaacgtggcctaaaacaacgagcacacacaaacgtggcttaaacAAATAACATTCATATTTAAGAGAGAGTTTGGTTGtttgggttcttacaagttaaagaaatggactctttcaagagtttgctgatgaaggtgaatccaggggcaccgagacccaagaatggagagcccctccttctagcgccaaatgataactcctggtggtgGGGCCGCTCCTCCATCGCcgtgcctggatccttcgccgctgtggTGGGATTCCTGCAAAACAataccggaaggggggtttgggtcccgcggcgcctccggtgtgagagtaagaactcgcttttggggaagatgaataTAGATATGAATGaaaggtggttgtgtgtgtatatgagtgtaagagggtgattaaccccaaaaccttaccttcttgggctatttatagcccaaggatagggttttggggttggtacctttgaatcgtagccattggttcttggagcggaggacacctggctggagtggatgcttcACACGTGGCAGCGCGGGACTGGccgaggaatgttctgaggatcctctaacacgtgccctgattattcccatgattgatagGTGACAGTTGTCCCTATCATGTGTTTAGGCAAGtgcctcacgtgctgggatttcCCAAGATTGGGCTTGCGGGATTGGGCTAGTCAGGACTAGTAGTGTGCGGGACTGGAGTCCGGGCCTAGTCCTTGTAAGAGCTACATGTACTATCAGGAGTGATCCAAAAATAAATCCGTGATGTCTCGGCCCAAAttggacaatatcatactaatgtggagttaggcatGCTCAgtaagcccaacaagtggtatcagagtttTAGGTTATAACGGTCTATAGCAATCTCACGTGCGCTCCAGAATGGGCCTAGGAGGAGGAAGATGGGCTACCCAATATGGACTTAAGGAAAAGGCAAGTGGGacttccagtatgggcctaggggaGCAGATGGCCATTGGACTTCTAGTATGGGCCTTTTGGAGTGGCCCAAAAATAAATCCGTGAAGGCTCGGCCCAAaacggacaatatcatactaatatgTAGTTAGGCATACTCAGCAAGTCTAACAATATACAAATACGCATATATCCATCTTTGGTTCCATATATGAAATCAAGGATGCAAATGCATCCTTACCCCTGATTGACTATTATACAATTTTAAAGAaagataattttaaaaaaattgcatTGCAAGTTTAAAGTGGACATGTATTACCCACTAGATATATAGATAGATATATAGATAAACATTTATTTTTGTCAAATCCTTCTATTATTAAGCACGGCTGGTACTGTTTCGACGTGTTTCGATTCTTCCGAACAAGAACAAGAGAGGTTTGATGCTTCTCAATCCATCCTTTTTCAATTGTCACAGTTTCTTTTTTAGTGGTGAAATTGATCAAGTTTTGACCAAAAATTAAGAATTACTctaatattaatttaaaaaactgaaaattatatattaaattagATTAAAATTACTTTCCCGGAATATAACTTTTtagtttatttaattaaatattaattaattttagtcaAATTTTGATCAGTTTGACCGCTCAAAAATCAAATGTAACAACAAAAAATGAACGGATTAAATATTATTATGGGAGTATCCTCGTATACCTAGAGTAAGTCCAACCATATCTTAAAATGATATTATTAACTAAAATTttgggaattttaaaataaatgattACTTATGTGTGCATAAAAACACTATTACATTCCTTCTTTATTTATAAGGCACCAACACCAATATgcatttaattttattaataaaaaaattgtttGTCTTTTTTCTATATTTTTCTCTCCTctcatattttttattattatcttAACTGCGGttcaaatatattattattttaataataaaatataattatataacatATTATTGAAGTTGATATATACCAAAAGACACcactttttattatatttatttatatagcATTTATAGTTGAACTTGATATAATCCTAACTACACCTGAAACATGTTTTGATTATCGATACCTAGAGAAAATTCAATACTAAATACAAAATAGTTAAAGTTATCATTATAATATAGAAC carries:
- the LOC141692129 gene encoding uncharacterized protein LOC141692129, coding for MLPIEVGSPSHRAINFDEEANEEGLKTNMELIDEVRDQAVERMEKYKEKTREHFSKKSRVKNFQVGDLVLRDIEASDPTNTGKLMPKWEGPYKVKDVLRPGTYKLLNMDGSEIPNTWHGLGLRKIYQ